The proteins below are encoded in one region of Sminthopsis crassicaudata isolate SCR6 chromosome 1, ASM4859323v1, whole genome shotgun sequence:
- the HEXB gene encoding beta-hexosaminidase subunit beta isoform X2 encodes MAFNKFNVLHWHIVDDQSFPYQSITFPELSNKGAYSPAHVYTQTDIKLVLEYARLRGIRVIPEFDTPGHTESWGKGRNDLLTPCYKRGIKIDSFGPINPILNTTYEFMSEFFKEVSKRFPENYIHLGGDEVDFTCWKSNPNITEFMKQQGFGQDYEKLESYYIQKLIDIVSSANKGYIVWQEVFDNEVKLKQDTIIEVWMGSSYNLELQKVTAAGYHAVLAAPWYLDYISYGQDWKKYYNVEPLDFSGTKSQKDLVIGGTAALWGEFVDATNLSPRLWPRASAVGERLWSPENVRDLNDAYERLTEHRCRMVRRGVPAQPLFTGYCEM; translated from the exons ATGGCATTTAACAAATTTAATGTTCTGCATTGGCATATAGTGGATGACCAATCCTTCCCATATCAGAGTATAACTTTTCCTGAGTTAAGCAACAAA GGAGCCTATTCTCCTGCCCATGTTTATACCCAAACTGATATCAAACTTGTGCTTGAATATGCTCGATTACGAGGAATCAGAGTTATCCCAGAATTTGATACTCCAGGCCATACAGAATCCTggggaaaag GACGGAATGACTTATTGACACCTTGTTATAAAAGAGGAATAAAGATTGATTCTTTTGGACCTATAAATCCAATTTTGAATACAACTTATGAGTTCATGTCAGAGTTTTTCAAAGAAGTTAGCAAAAGGTTTCCAGAAAACTACATCCATTTGGGAGGAGATGAAGTAGATTTCACTTGTTG gaaatcaaaCCCAAATATAACAGAATTCATGAAGCAACAAGGTTTTGGTCAAGATTATGAGAAACTTGAATCTTACTATATTCAGAA gcTTATAGATATTGTTTCATCTGCAAACAAAGGATATATAGTCTGGCAAGAAGTGTTTGATAATGAAGTAAAG CTTAAGCAAGATACTATAATTGAAGTTTGGATGGGCTCTTCTTACAATCTGGAGCTACAGAAAGTTACAGCAGCTGGGTATCATGCAGTCCTTGCAGCCCCTTGGTACCTAGATTATATTAGTTATGGACAAGATTGGAAGAAATACTATAATGTGGAACCCCTTGATTTTTCTG GCActaaaagtcagaaagaccttgtAATTGGTGGAACAGCTGCTCTGTGGGGAGAATTTGTGGATGCAACTAATCTCTCTCCCAGATTATG GCCTCGAGCAAGTGCTGTAGGGGAACGGCTTTGGAGCCCCGAAAATGTCCGAGATCTGAATGATGCTTATGAGAGACTGACAGAACATCGATGCCGGATGGTTAG acgtGGAGTACCAGCACAACCTCTTTTTACTGGATATTGTGAAATGTGA